A genomic region of Desulfomonilaceae bacterium contains the following coding sequences:
- the serC gene encoding 3-phosphoserine/phosphohydroxythreonine transaminase → MTHRIHNFNPGPAALPLPVLEETREALVDFKGSGMSIAEISHRSSVFEELIDKAVHRARRLLNMSSDFKVLFLQGGASLQFTMVPMNLIPSNMSADYINTGTWATKAIKEVQILGLPHDVIASSEDRNFCYIPKDYKVSPEAAYLHYTSNNTIKGTQWSSAPNSGKIPLVSDMSSDIFSRPFDPSSFGLIYAGAQKNLGPAGVTLVIIREDMLERCPKNIPTMLRYPTHADKNSLYNTPPCLSIFMVSRVLKWIEQTIGGLEQMERRNKEKADLLYNYMDGSEFYMGTADKDSRSMMNVTFRLKSEELEKKFTVEASKNSLGGLKGHRSVGGCRASIYNAIELESVKALVDFMKDFAKKNG, encoded by the coding sequence ATGACCCATAGAATCCACAATTTCAACCCTGGACCCGCAGCGCTTCCTTTGCCTGTCCTTGAAGAAACACGGGAAGCCTTGGTGGACTTCAAAGGCTCAGGAATGTCGATTGCTGAAATCAGCCATCGTTCAAGTGTTTTTGAAGAACTCATAGACAAGGCGGTTCACCGGGCAAGGCGATTACTCAATATGAGTTCGGACTTCAAAGTTCTGTTCCTTCAGGGCGGGGCAAGTTTGCAGTTCACCATGGTTCCGATGAACCTGATCCCTTCAAATATGTCTGCGGACTACATCAATACGGGAACCTGGGCTACAAAGGCCATTAAAGAAGTTCAAATTCTGGGTCTACCGCACGATGTAATAGCCTCAAGTGAAGACAGAAATTTCTGTTATATTCCCAAAGATTATAAAGTTTCACCTGAAGCCGCGTACCTTCATTACACTTCTAACAATACCATCAAGGGGACACAATGGAGTTCAGCCCCGAATTCAGGGAAAATTCCCTTGGTCTCCGATATGTCTTCTGACATCTTCAGTCGTCCTTTTGATCCCAGTTCCTTTGGTTTGATTTATGCCGGAGCGCAAAAAAACCTCGGACCCGCGGGGGTCACGTTGGTTATCATTCGAGAAGACATGTTGGAGCGTTGCCCGAAAAACATTCCAACCATGCTTCGTTACCCGACTCATGCGGATAAAAATTCTTTGTATAACACTCCACCATGTCTCTCAATATTTATGGTCAGCAGGGTTCTGAAATGGATAGAACAAACCATTGGGGGCCTGGAACAAATGGAACGGCGCAACAAGGAAAAGGCCGATCTGTTATATAACTACATGGATGGGTCCGAGTTCTATATGGGCACGGCCGACAAGGACAGTAGGTCCATGATGAATGTCACGTTCCGCCTTAAGTCGGAAGAACTTGAGAAGAAATTCACGGTTGAAGCGTCGAAGAACTCATTGGGAGGACTAAAGGGGCATCGCTCTGTTGGCGGATGCAGAGCGTCGATATACAATGCCATTGAACTTGAGTCGGTTAAAGCGCTGGTAGATTTTATGAAGGATTTCGCCAAGAAGAACGGTTAA
- the tyrS gene encoding tyrosine--tRNA ligase, protein MRGVEEVIHEEELRRMLTKSAQTGAPLRVKLGVDPTASDIHLGHMVTIRKLKHFQDMGHVAIFLIGDFTARIGDPTERSEARIRLTKEQVWEHARNYKDQVFRILDEKKTEIRNNGEWFDPMSFADCLDLAYRSTVARMLERNDFEKRFKEGSPISITEFLYPLMQGYDSVALKCHVELGGTDQKFNLLAGRDLQLQFGQEPQVVMMTPLIEGLDGSKKMSKTERNYIAVDDAPEDIFGKTMSIQDDLIVKYFTLLTDVDIDEVNNYGQALKEVEKHQEAGDPFHPMQIKKALARSIVGEYHDWSAAKRAEDHFEKVVQRRELPSEIPLVHLANIKYQVYDLVAEIGQVSKAEAKRLITQGGVKVDGSKIEDPLTEIALSSDEITIQVGKRKFYRVKVGG, encoded by the coding sequence TTGAGAGGAGTCGAAGAAGTAATTCACGAGGAAGAACTTCGGCGAATGCTTACAAAGAGCGCCCAGACGGGAGCGCCCCTTAGAGTAAAGCTCGGGGTGGATCCTACGGCGTCCGATATCCATTTGGGTCATATGGTTACCATAAGAAAGCTCAAACATTTTCAGGATATGGGTCATGTAGCTATCTTCCTGATAGGTGATTTCACTGCCAGAATTGGTGATCCTACCGAGCGTTCGGAAGCTCGAATAAGATTGACTAAAGAACAGGTCTGGGAACACGCAAGGAACTATAAAGATCAGGTCTTCAGAATTCTTGATGAGAAAAAGACCGAAATCCGTAACAACGGTGAGTGGTTCGATCCAATGTCTTTTGCGGACTGCCTGGATTTGGCCTATCGATCTACGGTAGCGAGAATGCTTGAGAGAAATGACTTTGAGAAACGTTTCAAGGAAGGTTCTCCTATTAGTATTACGGAATTCTTGTATCCGCTTATGCAGGGATATGACTCCGTGGCTCTCAAATGTCACGTCGAACTTGGTGGAACTGATCAAAAATTTAATTTATTGGCTGGTCGGGATCTTCAGCTTCAGTTTGGCCAGGAGCCCCAGGTTGTCATGATGACACCATTGATCGAGGGTCTGGACGGCTCGAAAAAGATGAGCAAGACTGAACGAAACTACATTGCTGTTGATGACGCTCCTGAAGACATTTTTGGTAAGACAATGTCCATTCAGGACGACCTGATTGTAAAATATTTTACACTATTGACTGATGTGGACATTGATGAAGTGAATAATTACGGCCAGGCCTTAAAGGAAGTGGAAAAACACCAGGAAGCGGGGGATCCGTTCCATCCGATGCAAATAAAAAAGGCGCTGGCGAGAAGCATAGTCGGCGAGTATCATGATTGGTCAGCGGCAAAACGTGCCGAGGATCATTTTGAGAAGGTTGTGCAACGCCGTGAGCTTCCGAGTGAAATACCCCTGGTTCATTTGGCTAATATCAAATATCAGGTTTATGATTTGGTAGCAGAGATCGGGCAGGTATCCAAGGCTGAGGCGAAAAGGCTCATCACCCAGGGTGGTGTCAAGGTGGATGGTTCAAAAATCGAGGATCCTCTGACCGAGATAGCGTTATCCTCAGATGAAATTACTATTCAGGTTGGAAAACGAAAATTTTATCGGGTCAAGGTTGGCGGATAA
- a CDS encoding TlyA family RNA methyltransferase, translating to MAEKTSRRRLDILLVERGVISSRERARAVIMEGKVFVDGAKVDKPGKEIVNSAKLEVVEQPPFVSRGGIKLAGALDLFRINPAGLTVLDAGASTGGFTDCLLQRGAAKVVAVDVGYGQFHWKLRNDSRVCLIERTNIRYLDLESINYSLDAAVADLSFISLKLVLAKFAELLPIGAWFIPLVKPQFEAGRSEIGKHGVVRDPHVISKTVENVKQAAHEAGFVVLNEVESSIRGPKGNREFLLHLVLKIKH from the coding sequence ATGGCTGAGAAAACTTCCAGGCGTAGGCTTGACATATTGCTTGTCGAACGAGGGGTGATTTCTTCCAGAGAGCGGGCTCGCGCTGTGATCATGGAAGGCAAGGTTTTTGTCGACGGAGCCAAGGTTGACAAACCTGGAAAAGAGATTGTCAATTCAGCTAAGCTGGAAGTCGTGGAGCAGCCTCCCTTTGTAAGTCGTGGAGGAATCAAGCTTGCCGGCGCCTTGGATTTGTTCCGGATAAATCCTGCAGGCCTAACGGTGCTCGATGCAGGCGCGTCTACGGGCGGGTTCACAGACTGCCTGTTGCAGAGAGGCGCTGCCAAGGTCGTTGCGGTTGACGTTGGATATGGTCAATTTCATTGGAAGTTAAGAAATGATTCAAGGGTTTGTTTGATAGAAAGGACTAACATCCGATATCTCGATTTGGAATCTATTAATTATTCCCTAGACGCGGCTGTCGCTGATCTTTCATTCATATCCCTGAAACTGGTTTTGGCCAAATTTGCTGAACTGCTGCCAATTGGGGCGTGGTTTATTCCTCTTGTAAAACCTCAGTTCGAAGCCGGCAGGTCAGAGATTGGGAAGCATGGGGTAGTTCGTGATCCGCACGTCATATCTAAAACGGTCGAAAATGTTAAACAGGCAGCGCATGAGGCCGGATTTGTGGTTTTAAACGAAGTTGAATCTTCTATTCGAGGCCCAAAGGGGAATCGTGAATTTCTGTTGCATCTTGTGCTCAAAATAAAGCATTAG